From the genome of Winogradskyella forsetii, one region includes:
- a CDS encoding efflux RND transporter periplasmic adaptor subunit: protein MKNILLVSTVLFTLMFMSCNDAQKSELGHNEAEGVSKTNEAGEDVHGEEGHNEGEEEGHSEEEGVVELTKQQAETIGLEMKPLEERNLGNNIKVTGTLELFPQDKANISPFVGGNVSSIKVIPGDNVKKGQVLAYIEHPDIIAMQQDYQEKNDELVFLKQDFERKQTLYDKGVSSGKEFQMAQSKFRSTTSSVNGLRSQLRLLSINPDKVADGQIYSAVPITSPISGYVDEVMISLGDYVAQQSKMFSISDNSKIYVNFKVYEKDIKQIKQGQQIYFSTASRPDELLKATVRSVGKTFNTDPKALEVLADIENKDKNLLPGMYVEGRIVQGEKKGFAVPEAAIIKEGEQSFIFILDEDEEMKAGKMKFKMIPVTVGITDLGFVEVNLPAEVSKDAKVVINGAYNLSSEMVKGELEHGH, encoded by the coding sequence ATGAAGAATATACTATTAGTAAGTACCGTATTATTTACACTTATGTTTATGAGTTGTAATGATGCCCAAAAATCTGAACTTGGGCATAACGAAGCCGAAGGTGTATCAAAAACCAATGAAGCTGGGGAAGATGTACACGGCGAGGAAGGCCACAATGAAGGAGAAGAAGAAGGTCACAGCGAGGAAGAAGGCGTTGTGGAACTCACAAAGCAACAGGCCGAAACCATTGGTTTGGAAATGAAACCTTTGGAGGAACGCAATTTAGGGAACAACATTAAGGTAACAGGAACGCTGGAACTTTTCCCACAGGACAAGGCGAACATAAGTCCTTTTGTTGGTGGAAATGTGAGTTCCATAAAAGTAATCCCTGGAGATAACGTAAAGAAAGGTCAGGTGTTGGCATATATAGAACACCCAGATATCATTGCTATGCAACAGGATTATCAGGAAAAAAATGACGAACTGGTCTTTTTGAAACAGGATTTTGAACGCAAGCAGACCCTTTATGATAAAGGTGTTTCTTCTGGCAAGGAATTTCAAATGGCACAGTCAAAATTTCGTTCTACAACATCCAGCGTCAATGGTTTGCGGTCCCAATTGAGACTGTTGAGCATTAACCCGGACAAAGTGGCGGATGGACAGATATATTCCGCTGTTCCCATTACCTCGCCTATAAGTGGGTATGTGGATGAAGTAATGATTAGCCTTGGCGATTACGTGGCACAACAATCCAAAATGTTCTCGATAAGCGACAACTCAAAAATTTATGTCAACTTCAAAGTATATGAGAAGGACATAAAGCAAATCAAGCAAGGGCAACAGATATATTTTTCCACGGCCTCTCGTCCAGATGAACTGCTTAAGGCAACCGTTCGGTCTGTAGGTAAAACCTTCAATACAGACCCAAAAGCTTTGGAAGTTCTGGCAGATATTGAAAACAAGGATAAAAACCTATTGCCGGGTATGTATGTGGAAGGGCGCATAGTGCAGGGCGAGAAAAAGGGTTTTGCCGTACCGGAAGCTGCCATTATAAAAGAAGGCGAGCAATCCTTCATTTTCATTTTGGATGAAGATGAAGAAATGAAAGCGGGCAAAATGAAATTCAAAATGATACCCGTAACGGTCGGTATTACTGATTTAGGCTTTGTTGAAGTCAACCTGCCTGCCGAAGTTTCAAAGGATGCCAAAGTCGTGATAAACGGAGCTTATAACCTGTCTTCGGAAATGGTCAAGGGCGAACTGGAACACGGACATTAA
- a CDS encoding DUF58 domain-containing protein translates to MNIQQELNKAGGFKNLELLAKQVVEGFIAGMHKSPFHGFSAEFAEHKIYNQGESTKHIDWKLYAKTDRLYTKRYDEETNLRCHIILDNSSSMHYPETAGTTIDNLNKIAFSALASASLMHILKKQRDAVGLSIYSDDYDFYAPEKGSERHHQMLLHKLSEAVVSKLETKTTETYRYLHQIAEKIHRRSLIFVFTDMFQTSEDDEKLFEALRHLKHNKHEVVLFHVFDKSKEEAFDFDNRPKRFIDVETGDHINLYADNIKENYEKAVKDYFTDLKIKCGQYRIKYVEADINAGFNSILTTYMIERQKFI, encoded by the coding sequence ATGAACATACAACAAGAACTCAATAAAGCAGGAGGTTTTAAAAACCTGGAATTATTAGCGAAACAAGTCGTGGAGGGCTTTATTGCTGGGATGCATAAAAGTCCATTTCATGGGTTTTCGGCTGAATTTGCTGAGCATAAAATTTATAATCAAGGTGAGAGTACCAAGCACATAGATTGGAAATTGTATGCCAAAACCGACCGTTTATACACCAAGCGTTATGATGAGGAAACCAATTTGCGTTGCCATATTATATTAGATAATAGCAGTTCTATGCATTACCCAGAAACGGCTGGTACAACCATTGATAATCTTAATAAAATTGCATTTTCGGCATTGGCAAGTGCGTCGTTGATGCACATTCTTAAAAAGCAACGCGATGCTGTTGGGTTGAGTATTTATAGCGATGACTATGATTTTTATGCGCCAGAGAAGGGTAGTGAACGTCATCATCAGATGTTATTGCATAAGTTGAGTGAGGCTGTGGTTTCTAAGCTTGAAACTAAAACCACGGAAACCTACCGCTATTTACATCAAATTGCTGAAAAGATTCATCGCAGGTCGTTGATTTTTGTATTTACGGATATGTTTCAAACTTCGGAAGACGATGAGAAATTGTTTGAAGCTTTACGTCACTTAAAGCACAACAAGCATGAAGTGGTTTTATTTCATGTGTTTGATAAATCAAAAGAAGAAGCCTTTGATTTTGATAACAGGCCAAAACGATTTATTGATGTGGAGACAGGAGATCATATCAACTTATATGCAGATAATATCAAAGAAAACTACGAAAAGGCCGTCAAGGATTACTTTACGGACTTAAAGATTAAGTGTGGGCAATACCGCATTAAATATGTTGAAGCCGATATTAATGCTGGTTTTAATAGTATATTGACGACCTACATGATAGAGCGCCAGAAATTTATTTAG
- a CDS encoding SRPBCC family protein, with product MNNTITKEKVFQHPIDKVWNAITKAEELSTWFLKTNFKAEKGYHYTFSSEPNEKGCTNIIGIVKEANPYTLIYTWIVEGTNVETTVTWKLETIPEGTKLFLEHSGIENYAGETAITMFESFNGGWDNCMSGLTTYLKEEVNAR from the coding sequence ATGAACAACACAATCACAAAAGAAAAGGTTTTCCAACATCCCATAGACAAGGTTTGGAATGCCATTACCAAAGCCGAAGAACTATCCACATGGTTTTTAAAAACCAATTTTAAAGCTGAAAAAGGCTATCACTATACCTTTAGTTCTGAGCCTAACGAAAAAGGTTGCACCAATATAATCGGCATTGTAAAAGAAGCCAACCCTTATACCTTAATTTACACTTGGATTGTCGAAGGTACCAACGTAGAAACCACCGTAACTTGGAAACTGGAAACTATTCCAGAAGGCACAAAACTATTCTTAGAACATTCTGGTATCGAAAATTATGCTGGCGAAACAGCCATTACCATGTTCGAGAGTTTTAATGGTGGTTGGGACAATTGTATGAGTGGTTTAACCACCTATTTAAAAGAAGAAGTGAATGCAAGATAA
- a CDS encoding ArsR/SmtB family transcription factor: MQDNITKLFKAIADPTRRDIFHALVIATSALSITQISNQFEMTRQGVTKHIKVLKDAGLVAIKEDGRNRFCIADPKPLKEVNKWMQFYAQFWDDSLGNLEGFLDGKTV; the protein is encoded by the coding sequence ATGCAAGATAATATCACCAAACTATTTAAAGCCATTGCAGACCCAACAAGGCGTGACATTTTTCATGCCTTAGTCATCGCAACCTCAGCATTATCCATTACGCAAATATCCAATCAATTTGAAATGACCAGACAAGGGGTTACCAAACACATTAAAGTATTAAAGGATGCTGGTTTGGTTGCTATCAAAGAAGACGGCAGAAATCGCTTTTGTATTGCCGACCCAAAACCACTTAAGGAAGTGAATAAATGGATGCAGTTTTATGCGCAGTTTTGGGATGATTCTTTAGGTAATTTAGAGGGGTTTTTGGATGGGAAGACGGTTTAA
- a CDS encoding PIN domain-containing protein — protein sequence MKIIINDANILIDLVKLELLEAFSKLNFDLYTTDFVIEELNDKQRAPITELSESNKLGIIETIAIEDFQGINIILENSSGLSFEDCSVWYYSKKLSGVLLTGDGKLRKQASKDDLEVRGIIYLFDEFLSQELIIFEVAVEKIIQLNLLNNRLPKKEIQKRIDSWSKNNHVG from the coding sequence ATGAAAATAATAATTAATGATGCTAATATTTTAATAGACTTAGTTAAACTCGAACTTCTAGAAGCTTTTTCAAAACTAAATTTTGATTTATACACTACCGATTTTGTCATTGAAGAATTAAATGACAAACAAAGAGCACCAATTACTGAATTAAGTGAATCAAATAAACTTGGAATTATCGAAACGATAGCAATTGAGGATTTTCAAGGTATCAATATAATACTAGAAAACAGTAGTGGATTAAGTTTTGAAGATTGTTCTGTTTGGTATTATAGTAAAAAACTTTCAGGTGTATTACTAACAGGTGATGGAAAATTAAGAAAACAAGCTAGTAAGGATGATTTAGAAGTTAGAGGAATAATTTATCTTTTTGATGAATTCTTAAGTCAGGAATTAATCATTTTTGAAGTAGCTGTTGAGAAAATTATACAACTAAATCTTTTAAATAATCGACTTCCTAAAAAAGAGATTCAGAAAAGAATTGATAGTTGGAGTAAGAATAATCATGTTGGCTGA
- a CDS encoding CusA/CzcA family heavy metal efflux RND transporter: MINKIISFSINNKFIIGLFIVALVGTGIWSMATINLGSVPDITNNQVQVITVAPNLGTEDIEQFVTYPVELAMANLPDVIELRSVSRFGLSVVTIVFKDEAGTYLPRQLVQEKLTEVAGEIPEGFGTPFMAPITTGLGEIFQYTLKVKEGYEDKYDAMELRTIQDWIVKRQMALVPGVVEVNAFGGYVKQYEVAINPNKLKSFGITMNQVFEALKVNNANTGGAYIEKNHQANFIRGEGLARSIEDLKNTVVTTQKGSPVLIRDVAEKVGYGNQVRYGAFTQDGHETVGGQILMLKGESPGDVIENVEKRIVEIQKSLPEGVYIDAFLSRSELIEATTSTVKNNLIEGALIVIFVLVLLLGSFRGGLIAASIIPLCLLFAFILMKQFGIWANLMSLGAIDFGIIVDGAVIIVEGAVFHIHQRMKKSTTAINQAEMDEIAYDSSSKMMNSAFFGQLIVLIVFTPILFLTGVEGKMFRPMAFTFGFAVLGAIILCLTYVPMMSSLFLKPAKNQNSWFAKFENKIDRFSDKIMDVLNRIYLPILNFALRFRAGVVIGAVSLLLISGFIFSNMGAEFVPKFDEGDIAFQALIKPGSSLTESIEASEKLQKLINEFPEVKTVVSRIGVAEIPTDPMPMDIADSYIILEKDKSKWTSAESKEELIEKIQEKISVVPGVNFVFTQPVELRFNELLTGVREDVAIKLYGEDLGVLADKVQEIAAVIRTVPGAADLNVEATSGLPQMTVVYNRAKMAQYGVTIDKLNDYVSASFSGEEAGVIFEGEKRFDVVIRLAEEYRQDINSLKNLFIDLPNGAQVPLKEVADISYKPGPMQISRDNTSRRISVGVNVRGRDVKSMVEEIQQKLETDVKLPPGYFVTYGGSFENLQRASDRLMIVVPIVLLTIFVLLYFALNSVTQALMIYMAVPLATIGGVFVLLIRGMPFSISAGVGFIVLFGVAVLNGLILINKFNELKDSGMTDLKKRIYEATHERLRPILLTAITTIMGFIPMAISTSGGAEVQRPLATVVIGGMLTATFLTLVVIPILYYWLESRKEKKDNDGDASYIKKGATVIIILLSLGGFLTPNAANAQDNQLAQTLTLEEAISMAKENYPSLKESQAFIEREKAMKGTSFDLGSTSLYTGREDQGVQQGILSTYGVQQGNIDLLSGFSKNKFYKERVKLGEKFYAVNEQQLIRNVMQAYDLINYNKAQLRFAEQLDSVYANFRTAAELRYDTGETGKLEFIAASSEYQQIQVLRQQAYDDIEIAKRALKQYLGIDQEIETVNLTYEPMDFLANLDSASAANNPLLQYAMQNAEVSKANIGVEKSEFLPKFSISYDKLKYNDVSGFSAYQAGISIPLWFFPQKSRVKAAKADAMVAENQYLEQKAMTESRVSQLLKSLEKTKKTLSYYEEGALLLAEQQIATAELASKEGEIDYVNYITILNSAIRIKQNHLQFINQFNQQFVELQYQLGNL, from the coding sequence ATGATTAACAAAATCATTTCATTTTCCATTAATAACAAGTTTATTATTGGGCTCTTTATAGTGGCACTTGTAGGTACGGGCATTTGGTCTATGGCCACTATAAATCTGGGTTCTGTACCCGATATTACCAACAACCAAGTACAGGTTATTACAGTTGCCCCAAATTTAGGTACTGAAGATATTGAGCAATTTGTTACCTATCCTGTGGAGTTGGCAATGGCCAATCTGCCAGACGTTATCGAACTGCGTTCGGTGTCCCGTTTTGGGCTGTCCGTGGTTACCATTGTCTTTAAGGATGAGGCTGGAACCTATCTGCCAAGGCAATTGGTACAGGAAAAATTGACCGAAGTTGCTGGAGAAATCCCTGAAGGTTTCGGCACACCTTTTATGGCACCCATAACAACAGGTCTGGGCGAAATTTTTCAATATACCTTAAAAGTAAAAGAAGGCTATGAAGACAAATATGACGCAATGGAGCTTCGTACCATCCAAGATTGGATTGTAAAACGTCAAATGGCATTAGTCCCCGGAGTGGTCGAGGTAAATGCATTTGGTGGTTACGTAAAGCAGTATGAAGTTGCCATAAACCCTAATAAGCTGAAAAGTTTCGGAATTACAATGAATCAGGTCTTTGAAGCCTTGAAAGTCAACAATGCCAATACTGGTGGTGCTTACATTGAAAAAAACCACCAAGCCAATTTTATCCGTGGCGAAGGATTGGCACGAAGTATCGAGGATTTGAAAAATACAGTTGTAACCACACAAAAAGGAAGCCCTGTTTTAATAAGGGATGTCGCCGAAAAAGTAGGCTATGGTAATCAAGTGCGTTATGGTGCGTTTACCCAAGATGGACACGAAACTGTTGGTGGACAAATTTTAATGCTGAAAGGCGAAAGCCCAGGCGACGTGATTGAAAATGTGGAAAAGCGTATTGTAGAAATTCAAAAATCCCTGCCGGAAGGTGTTTATATTGATGCTTTTTTAAGCCGAAGTGAACTTATTGAGGCAACCACAAGTACCGTTAAAAACAATCTAATAGAAGGAGCCCTAATCGTCATATTTGTTTTGGTCTTACTTTTGGGAAGCTTCCGTGGTGGCTTGATAGCAGCTTCGATAATCCCTTTATGTCTATTATTTGCATTTATTTTGATGAAACAATTTGGCATTTGGGCAAATTTAATGTCCTTGGGTGCGATCGATTTTGGAATTATTGTAGATGGAGCGGTGATTATCGTGGAAGGAGCGGTTTTCCACATTCATCAACGGATGAAAAAATCCACAACCGCCATCAACCAAGCTGAAATGGATGAAATCGCCTATGATTCTTCAAGTAAAATGATGAATTCTGCCTTCTTCGGTCAACTAATTGTTCTTATAGTTTTTACACCGATTCTTTTTTTGACCGGTGTGGAAGGGAAAATGTTCCGGCCAATGGCATTTACATTTGGTTTTGCCGTTTTAGGAGCGATTATCCTTTGTCTTACCTACGTGCCAATGATGTCATCATTATTTTTAAAACCTGCTAAAAATCAAAATAGTTGGTTCGCCAAGTTTGAAAACAAGATTGATAGGTTCAGTGATAAAATTATGGATGTTCTGAATCGTATCTATCTGCCTATATTAAATTTTGCACTTCGCTTTCGGGCAGGTGTGGTTATAGGCGCGGTTTCCTTGCTTTTGATTTCAGGATTTATTTTCAGCAATATGGGAGCAGAATTTGTCCCTAAATTTGATGAAGGCGATATTGCATTTCAAGCATTGATAAAACCGGGGAGCAGTCTTACAGAATCTATTGAGGCTTCAGAGAAACTTCAGAAGTTAATCAATGAGTTTCCGGAAGTAAAAACAGTAGTTTCAAGAATTGGTGTGGCTGAAATACCAACAGACCCAATGCCTATGGATATTGCCGATAGTTATATTATTCTTGAAAAAGATAAGAGTAAATGGACTTCTGCAGAGAGTAAAGAAGAACTCATAGAAAAAATACAAGAAAAAATATCAGTCGTTCCCGGCGTAAATTTCGTATTTACACAACCCGTGGAACTTCGTTTTAATGAATTGCTTACCGGTGTTCGTGAGGACGTGGCAATCAAACTGTACGGAGAAGATTTGGGTGTGTTAGCCGACAAAGTACAGGAAATCGCAGCAGTCATCAGAACTGTTCCTGGAGCGGCTGACCTCAATGTGGAAGCTACAAGCGGTTTACCACAAATGACGGTGGTATATAACCGCGCTAAAATGGCACAATACGGTGTAACCATTGATAAACTGAATGATTATGTAAGTGCTTCATTTTCTGGAGAAGAAGCAGGTGTAATTTTTGAAGGCGAAAAAAGGTTTGATGTGGTCATTCGTTTGGCAGAGGAATATAGACAAGACATCAATAGCTTAAAAAACCTTTTCATAGACCTGCCAAACGGTGCACAAGTACCTTTAAAGGAGGTTGCAGATATCAGCTATAAGCCCGGGCCAATGCAGATTTCAAGGGACAATACCTCTCGTCGTATTTCGGTAGGGGTCAATGTTCGTGGGCGCGATGTAAAATCGATGGTCGAGGAAATTCAACAAAAATTGGAAACGGACGTGAAACTGCCACCAGGTTATTTTGTAACCTACGGAGGTTCTTTCGAAAACCTTCAACGTGCTTCAGACCGATTGATGATTGTAGTTCCAATCGTTCTATTAACAATATTTGTTCTGCTTTACTTTGCTTTAAATTCAGTTACGCAAGCCTTGATGATCTATATGGCAGTGCCTTTGGCGACCATTGGTGGTGTTTTCGTTTTGTTGATTCGTGGAATGCCTTTCAGTATTTCTGCCGGAGTCGGGTTTATCGTGCTCTTCGGAGTTGCCGTATTAAACGGACTCATACTCATAAACAAATTCAATGAATTAAAAGATAGTGGAATGACAGACTTAAAAAAACGAATATACGAAGCAACGCACGAACGCTTACGTCCCATTTTATTAACAGCTATTACAACAATTATGGGCTTTATCCCAATGGCGATTTCTACCTCTGGTGGTGCAGAAGTACAGCGGCCTTTGGCGACAGTAGTCATTGGAGGAATGCTTACGGCAACGTTTCTGACCTTGGTGGTTATTCCTATTCTTTATTATTGGCTGGAATCACGAAAAGAAAAGAAGGATAATGATGGTGACGCAAGTTACATTAAGAAAGGCGCAACGGTTATTATTATATTATTGAGTTTGGGAGGTTTTTTAACCCCAAATGCAGCAAATGCACAGGACAACCAGTTGGCTCAAACCCTTACCTTGGAAGAAGCCATATCTATGGCCAAGGAAAATTATCCATCCCTTAAAGAGAGCCAAGCTTTTATTGAACGGGAAAAGGCTATGAAAGGAACAAGTTTTGATTTAGGAAGCACCTCTTTATATACCGGTAGAGAAGACCAAGGGGTGCAACAAGGAATATTGAGTACGTATGGTGTACAACAGGGCAATATTGATTTGCTTTCGGGTTTTTCAAAAAACAAGTTCTACAAAGAACGGGTTAAATTGGGCGAAAAATTCTATGCTGTCAATGAGCAGCAATTGATTCGTAATGTGATGCAGGCGTATGACCTTATCAATTATAACAAGGCACAATTGCGTTTTGCGGAACAGTTGGACAGTGTTTATGCCAACTTTAGGACGGCTGCCGAATTACGCTATGACACAGGGGAAACAGGCAAGCTGGAGTTTATTGCGGCTTCTTCCGAATATCAGCAGATTCAAGTATTAAGGCAACAAGCCTATGATGATATTGAAATTGCAAAAAGAGCATTGAAGCAGTATTTGGGCATTGACCAAGAAATTGAAACTGTGAATTTGACCTATGAACCAATGGATTTTTTGGCCAATTTGGATTCGGCTTCCGCAGCCAATAATCCTTTGCTTCAATATGCTATGCAAAATGCCGAAGTAAGCAAAGCGAATATAGGTGTTGAAAAATCCGAGTTCCTACCAAAATTCAGCATAAGCTATGATAAATTGAAGTACAATGATGTGTCTGGCTTTAGCGCATATCAAGCCGGTATTAGCATACCGCTTTGGTTCTTTCCACAGAAATCAAGGGTAAAGGCTGCCAAGGCAGATGCTATGGTTGCGGAGAACCAATATCTCGAACAAAAAGCAATGACCGAAAGTAGGGTTTCCCAACTATTAAAATCATTGGAAAAGACCAAAAAAACCCTTTCCTATTATGAGGAAGGCGCATTACTTTTGGCAGAACAGCAAATCGCTACGGCAGAACTGGCATCAAAAGAAGGTGAAATAGACTATGTAAACTATATTACAATTCTTAATAGTGCTATCAGAATCAAACAAAACCATTTGCAGTTTATAAATCAATTTAATCAGCAGTTCGTCGAGCTGCAATACCAACTGGGTAATCTATAA
- a CDS encoding helix-turn-helix domain-containing protein — MKNLVANRIKSARILKCLSQQHVADELGVSKQMISKYENSDAIPTSSKFLKLSKLFGLKMDYFFNSFQVELGEINFIKKSNFSLKKLNSLKEQIRINLENYIWLEDTLSIDYRFKNAIENIKISKIEDVEKAVLKLRNDWKIGIDPIHNIIQLLEDKEIKVIELYDVDDKFDGLATYVNGKFPVIVVNGNFPVERKRFTLLHELGHLLLNLHDCETKQEEQFCNKFAAEFLFPKEIVIREFGGKRNHITLAELISTQKKYGISIPAIVYRLVDSGILSKQRHTDFYKRTRFNPSLNREVNASRFETPEKSNRFEQLVYRALSQENISISKASSLLNKNIESVKESSLI; from the coding sequence ATGAAAAACTTAGTTGCTAATCGCATTAAAAGTGCAAGAATACTTAAATGTTTGTCACAACAACATGTTGCAGACGAATTAGGTGTGTCTAAACAAATGATAAGCAAGTATGAAAATAGTGACGCAATTCCAACTAGCTCAAAATTCCTAAAGTTGTCTAAACTATTTGGTTTAAAAATGGATTATTTCTTTAATTCTTTTCAAGTAGAATTAGGAGAAATAAACTTCATAAAAAAATCAAATTTTTCTTTAAAAAAACTAAATTCTTTAAAAGAGCAAATAAGAATCAACTTAGAAAATTACATTTGGTTAGAAGATACCTTATCAATTGATTATAGGTTTAAAAATGCTATTGAAAATATCAAGATTAGCAAAATTGAAGATGTAGAAAAGGCAGTTTTAAAACTAAGAAATGATTGGAAAATTGGAATTGACCCTATTCATAACATAATTCAACTTTTGGAAGATAAAGAGATAAAAGTAATTGAATTATATGATGTTGATGATAAATTTGATGGATTAGCAACCTATGTTAATGGTAAATTTCCTGTGATTGTCGTTAATGGTAATTTTCCAGTAGAACGCAAAAGATTTACTTTACTTCACGAATTAGGGCATTTATTATTAAATCTTCACGATTGTGAGACTAAACAAGAAGAACAATTTTGTAATAAGTTTGCTGCTGAATTCCTTTTTCCTAAGGAAATTGTTATAAGAGAATTTGGAGGTAAAAGAAACCATATAACTCTTGCAGAGTTAATTTCAACTCAAAAAAAATATGGAATTAGTATTCCTGCCATAGTTTACAGACTTGTTGACTCAGGAATTCTAAGCAAACAACGTCATACTGATTTTTACAAAAGGACTAGATTTAACCCATCTTTAAATAGAGAAGTAAATGCTTCGAGATTTGAAACCCCAGAAAAATCTAACAGATTTGAACAATTAGTTTATAGAGCGCTTTCTCAAGAAAACATCTCAATAAGTAAAGCTTCATCATTATTGAACAAGAATATAGAATCCGTTAAAGAAAGTTCATTGATATAG
- the trxA gene encoding thioredoxin: protein MALEITDANFEETVLKSEKPVMVDFWAAWCGPCRMVGPIIDEISTEYDGKAVVGKVDVDANQEFAAKYGVRNIPTVLIFQNGEVVGRQVGVAPKNAYSDAIDALL, encoded by the coding sequence ATGGCATTAGAAATAACAGATGCAAACTTTGAAGAAACGGTATTAAAGAGTGAGAAGCCAGTGATGGTTGATTTTTGGGCTGCTTGGTGTGGACCTTGTCGTATGGTTGGGCCAATCATTGATGAAATCAGCACAGAATACGATGGTAAAGCTGTAGTTGGTAAGGTTGATGTTGATGCGAACCAAGAGTTTGCTGCGAAATATGGTGTTAGAAACATACCTACGGTTTTGATTTTTCAGAACGGAGAAGTTGTGGGTCGCCAAGTAGGTGTTGCACCTAAAAATGCCTATTCAGACGCAATCGACGCACTTTTATAG
- a CDS encoding site-specific integrase, translating to MRTSSTFSILFWVYGKRAVNNKANIYIRVTLNGKRVNISLKKKINISTWDEKLQRASGTDKDSRILNLYLNEVQSKVYRIYEDFKRDEVPFTSQMVKAKFLGEDKTRFSFQNLVDYYNEKMQHKLHRNTMGQYKTSQRYMMEYILKEYKLTDIPLFNLEYGFIVGFEDFLRSYVPKSGQSKIGNNTAMKHIKRLRRMVTLAYRMKWIERDPFVNFKMKIEKKERGFLTDFELLSIEDLSSSIERLMVVKDLFVFSCYTGISYVDIVQLNEDNIVMGIDGSPWIMAERVKTGAPFKIPLLPKAAILIDKYKDHYRTNDTSNLLPKLSNQKLNSYLKEIADLCGIKKNLTFHMARHTFATTVTLSNGVPIETVSKLLGHTKLSTTQIYARVVERKVSDDMALLKSKIG from the coding sequence ATGCGAACTTCATCAACATTTTCAATATTGTTTTGGGTGTACGGAAAACGTGCTGTAAACAACAAAGCAAATATCTACATTCGGGTTACCTTAAACGGTAAACGTGTCAACATTAGTCTCAAGAAGAAAATCAATATTTCTACTTGGGATGAAAAACTACAAAGAGCAAGTGGGACCGATAAGGATTCCCGTATTCTCAATCTTTACTTGAACGAAGTACAATCAAAAGTATATAGGATTTACGAAGATTTCAAGAGGGATGAAGTGCCTTTCACTTCCCAAATGGTCAAAGCCAAATTTTTAGGCGAAGATAAAACACGTTTTTCCTTTCAAAACCTTGTTGATTACTACAATGAAAAGATGCAACATAAGTTGCATAGGAATACGATGGGTCAATATAAGACCAGTCAACGTTATATGATGGAATATATTCTAAAGGAATACAAACTGACAGACATCCCACTTTTCAATCTTGAATATGGTTTTATCGTGGGCTTTGAAGATTTTCTTCGGTCGTATGTACCTAAAAGCGGACAATCTAAAATTGGCAATAATACCGCAATGAAGCATATTAAGCGTTTACGCAGAATGGTTACTCTTGCCTATCGGATGAAATGGATTGAAAGAGACCCGTTTGTCAATTTTAAAATGAAAATTGAAAAGAAAGAACGTGGTTTCCTTACAGATTTTGAATTATTAAGTATTGAAGATTTGTCTTCTTCCATAGAGCGTCTTATGGTTGTGAAAGATTTATTTGTTTTTAGTTGTTACACCGGTATTTCTTATGTTGACATTGTACAATTAAATGAAGATAATATTGTAATGGGTATAGATGGTAGTCCTTGGATAATGGCCGAAAGAGTAAAAACAGGTGCACCATTCAAAATTCCACTATTACCCAAAGCTGCAATCTTAATAGATAAATACAAAGACCATTATAGAACCAATGACACATCCAATCTTTTGCCCAAGTTATCTAATCAGAAATTGAACAGTTATTTAAAGGAAATCGCTGACCTATGTGGTATCAAAAAAAACCTGACTTTTCATATGGCGCGCCATACTTTTGCTACCACAGTAACTTTAAGCAATGGTGTTCCAATAGAGACAGTATCTAAATTATTAGGGCATACCAAACTATCCACAACACAAATCTATGCAAGGGTCGTTGAGAGGAAAGTGAGTGATGATATGGCGCTTCTCAAATCAAAAATTGGTTGA
- a CDS encoding P-II family nitrogen regulator — MKEIKAYIKPNRIQRVIEALSDNGFESMTLSQAEGTGAFKAKGARPSLDFHVTDSPVVKLELVCQNEEAQAAIETIIANAKTDGPGDGIIYIANIEDAFQIKTGDSLKRHDL, encoded by the coding sequence ATGAAGGAAATAAAAGCATATATAAAACCGAACCGAATCCAAAGAGTCATTGAAGCACTTTCTGACAATGGATTTGAAAGTATGACCCTTTCACAAGCAGAAGGCACGGGCGCATTCAAGGCAAAAGGTGCAAGACCGTCGCTAGATTTTCACGTAACAGATAGTCCTGTGGTAAAATTGGAATTGGTCTGTCAAAATGAGGAAGCCCAAGCGGCCATTGAAACAATTATAGCCAACGCCAAAACCGACGGGCCTGGAGATGGTATTATTTATATAGCAAATATTGAAGATGCGTTTCAAATTAAAACAGGAGATTCCTTAAAACGGCACGACCTGTAA